The region AGACTAAACTATACTATGAAAATTGGAGTTATGAGAAAGCCAGGTTCAGAGAGAAAAATGTAGTTGTTTCGATTACATTGTTCAAATTTTAAGGTGAACTAACAAAGGGTGATTTCCTTTCATCAGGGACCTTTCATACAATAAATTCACTGGAGATCTACCAAGTTCATTTGGTTCCTTGTCAAGTCTTGGTAGATTGTAAGCTTCTAACTTCTTACACCCTCGCCCTGTTTCCTAGATTTGTATTTCATTTTTTGCTCAGACAAGACTTGTCCTTAACAGGGTCATTTTGGTTTGATCAATAGTGTGGTACTTATTTGCAGGTTCCTGCAGAATAACAGATTTTCTGGATCAGTCACCTACCTGGCTGAGCTTCCACTCATAGATTTGTAGGTTATCTCTAAAAGTTTTTCAAATATACAGTATTAGTATTTGCTAATTTGTCTTTTGTATCAGGAACATTCAAGAAAATCTGTTTAGCGGCATTATTCCACAGCATTTTCAGACCATACCAAACTTATGGTTAGTGATAAGTATTACCAGTTTTTTTATCACCTGCACTTTCTTTCTTGGATATATTATAATGAACACATCTATAATTCGCACTCTACCTGAATTAGGATTGGAGGGAATAAGTTCTATCCATTGGCCGACTCTCCTCCCTGGGCATTTCCAATGGACAGTGTACCAACTGAGCATAATACTAGTCTCCCACCCACAACTCAAGCAAATGCCATCGAGAACTTTGTTCCTCTCAAAGTAAGAAAACACAAGAAGAACCGTATGGGTCCTGGAGGAATAGCTTTTATGGTAGGTGGAGGAACATTATTGGTAACTGGATTCGCCCTCTTCATCGCAATCCGTTTGAATCAATTACAGAAACTGAGGAACTTTGAAAGCAACCATAGCTCATCGCCGCCTCATCCTGTCAGTGCAGCCAAAGGTAATTCATTCCATATGCAGATTTAATGTTAAAACTACTGAATATGCACTCAGATATTTCTTCTTTACAACTCAGCTAAGACTTCAGGGGTACTTAGTAGGAATGAAAATTGAATAGGTATTAGGTGAGTGAGATAAATTAGCTATGCGCCTAAGCATGTATACTCCTAAGGTTCATTTTCACATAATTGTCTCACCTACCTGTCCTTTCTTTCACTCAATTTATACAGTCTGTTGCATTTACAAGTTCTGTCATGTGTAAACTCATTTCCattttaattgatgtttttttccTCTCCATTTTTAATGGAAATAGAAGTCTCTTCTACTGCATTAAATGAGAGCCTGGAAATCCCACCTTTCAATGCTGCATCCCTTTTGCATCCAAGGCGCTTACCTTCCCAGAACCATAAAAGAATGGGGGAGGCTTCAAGAAGAAGTTTATCCGAAAGAGACAGAATCACCGGAAGGACAAAGATTTACACCGTAGCTGAGGTTCAGTTGGTTACAAACAGCTTCAGTGAAGACAACCTTTTGGGAGAGGGATCTCTTGGCCCCGTTTACAGAGCTGAATTTCCACATAACAAGGTTTACTTTTCTAAAGATTTCAAACATTGTAAATCATCAAATTTCAACATTGTTGCTAACATTTCGTGCTCTTTTTGAAAGATGTTTGCTGTGAAGAATGTCCACATGGCGGGCTTGTCTCTCAGTGAAGAGGAAAAGTTCTTAGATGTCGTTTGTGTTGCTTCCCGGCTGAAGCACCCAAACATAGTTTCACTGAAAGGTTACTGCTTGGAGCACGGACAGCATCTTCTTGTTTACGATTATGTCAGAAATTTAACTCTGGATGATGCTCTACACAGTGCAGCATACAAACCTTTATCTGGGGGTCTCCGACTGCGAATTGCTTTAGGTGTTGCTCAAGCTCTGAAGTAAGTTACATAATTAGTACTTACACGTTACtactttagttttttatttcctATTTCAACTCCTAAATGTGACATATGAAATTTTTTACAGCTATTTGCACTCCTCTTTCTCCCCTCCTGTCGCCCATGGCAACTTGAAGGCTGCCAATATTCTACTGGACGAAAATCTGAAGCCTCGTGTTTGTGACTCTGGCTTGGCTATTTTGAAACCACTGACAAGCACTAAAGTTAAAATTCGGGTAATTGTTTTTGCAAGAACGAGCTTCATTTTCAAATGTATGTTTACTGTCTTGCAGCTGAAGCTATAAATTAAGCCACAGCAAAAAGATTGCCCTCTTTGTTTGATAAATGTTGTATTTACTCAATCTTCACAGTTAGTTTTAGCTTTCGTGTGATTTATTGTTAATAAAAGGGAAGCTCTATGATAATTTTTAAGTGATTGCACTTTCTAGGTATAGGTGAAAGCTGCTTAAATTTTAGTAGAGTTGCAAAATGAACCCTATTTAATGTACCTATACCATGGATGTGGGCCACTGATTATGATGTTTGTTCAAAACAGGCTTCTGAGATTGCTATTACAGACACAGGCTACACTTCACCTGATCATGGCCAACGGGGAATTTGCAGCACTAAGAGTGATGTCTTTGCCTTCGGGGTGTTGCTTCTGGAATTGTTAACTAGAAGAAAACCTTTCGATAGGTATGTTTTCAATTTCATCTATCTTCCCCCACcctcaaagaaaaaaatacGTAGCATCCAAGATTTGTGAATGATGGTTTCTGTTTTTCTTTGCAACACAGTTCTAGGCCAAAGGAAGAGCAAAATCTAGCAAAATGGGCTTCATCAAGGCTTCATGATAGCAACAGCTTGGAGCATATGGTGGATCCGGCAATTAAAAGGACATTCTCATCCAAAGCTCTTTCTCGTTTTGTTGATATCATCTCCCTTTGCATTCAGGTATGACCATATTGGCTCTTATATATCAAGTAACACTagttagaaaaataaattcaatTGATTGTGTGACACCATGTTAGTTCTACAAATTATGCTCACTCCTATTCTTTGGGTTGCAATGAAACGTGTATTTTTGACACAGCCTGTAAAGGAATTCCGACCTCCAATGTCTGAAATCGTGGACTCTCTTGTATCATTTTCACAAAAGCTCGACATGTCAAAGAGTGGTGAAGCAGATGGTGTTGAATTTGATACTACCACCTTCCCCTTTATGCCATCACCCACATTGAGCTATGTGTCTGCCTGAAATGTACTAACTCGGTAATATAGAAGCTATATAGTCTGTGCAAACTGGTTGACATTAACATGCTAGAAATTAAAGTCTATTTTAGTTTTTTCCTGTAAGCCCGTCTCTAATGAAGAACAAAAAATGTTACTTTCTAATGTAAATTTTACGAGTGCTGGAGGAGTATACTGACTAGATATATCAATGGCATTAATATGATTGCATCCATCTCCTGACATTTCTtgtaagtttttgtttttgttttttcaatttcTGTAAGTTTCAATATGAAATTCAAGACACTTTTCTGGCCTGCATACTTTTCTGGCTTGGCTCGTTGTAATCTGATTAGTGCTGAATGCAAAAGTAATTATGCACTTCAGTTAGGTGCTTTCATTATCTCATTCTTTCTTGACCATTTctatctcattctcattctttCTTGACCATTTctatctcattctcattctttCTTGACCCGGCATCAATGGTTGATAAATTACTAAAATCATAATTTCTTTCTTACAATGCGCACAAATCTTCATTTTCCCAATATCTTAGTTTCTTCgtagattatttttttttctaaattataaAGGTGTTTTGCTAATTTGTTGAAATATAATATCCTTCTTGGTTAAAAGAGGAAAGCTAAAAGAAAAGCACAAACATATAATTATAAGGAAATTATATTTCAACAGATAATCTCCTGtgcttaaatatattttaaatataatactcgttatttattaaaaaaaaaaacatgtaccTATCCAGATCCGTACCCCATACCGCCACGTACTCCGTACCCGTATGAGTGCCAACATAAATTCAGCCGAACTCAACTAGTAGAAAAAGGCTTGTTATTATTGTTGCTGACATGAAAATTATTTGTCTCTAATAGGTAGAACTGAGTCCAAAAGCTACTCCATTCATAAAATGTCGCTAAGATTATCATCATGGATCCTTTGCGTTTTAAAAGTTTCATCTTACAAAAACAATGACCAAGTAACgtaaaaagtaagaaaaaaaaatgaaagatatggCCATGTCCCATAAAACTCCCTTTTTTCTTAGGATTCATTGTCCACCTATAGGCCTAAAATATATTAGAAGAAGCTTCTCTTATTCAAGCTCCAAGACCACTAGTCAAAAGTGCGTTGATCTCTCCAATTATATTAACTGGCCTTCCATCAAACATGGATGAAAGTGTATCCTCACACAATTTTTTCAGCTTCTTTGTTTTTGCCAGAGCTGCATCCTGCAATTCACTCAACACTTAGTCTATCTCTTGTACAAAAATAGTGGCCACTGGCCAGTGCAAGGGGGTATGTGGGGGAATAGTATGCAAAGTTCAGTTGTGAATAGATGCATATGGAGCAGAGCATAAGGGCAACGGAAAGAAAGAGGGTTATATGTGAACAAGTCTTGAATTCGACAATTCATGCATGAATTTACTTGAACGTTATGAATACTCTTCCCTAAAGAGGAGTAAGCACACAACAGTAGAACTCACTTGTTTTGGCCATGATGAAGATAGAGAATTGTGCAGTTCCATTCGTTTCGTAGCCAAGTCCTTCAACCCCTCTTTCAACTTGACTTCATGATGCTTCTTTTCCTCCAATG is a window of Lotus japonicus ecotype B-129 chromosome 5, LjGifu_v1.2 DNA encoding:
- the LOC130718648 gene encoding protein STRUBBELIG-RECEPTOR FAMILY 2, which codes for MVSNYAYASFIFVVVFLATSISRISAVTDSPDVTALQDLYRTLNYPLELLGWNGSDPCVESWTGVACSGSSVIHLKIQGLNLTGYLGGLLHNLQSLKHLDVSSNNIVGEIPYGLPPNATHINMACNYLSQNIPHSLPTMKKLRHLNLSHNFLYGPIGNVFTGLDNLREMDLSYNKFTGDLPSSFGSLSSLGRLFLQNNRFSGSVTYLAELPLIDLNIQENLFSGIIPQHFQTIPNLWIGGNKFYPLADSPPWAFPMDSVPTEHNTSLPPTTQANAIENFVPLKVRKHKKNRMGPGGIAFMVGGGTLLVTGFALFIAIRLNQLQKLRNFESNHSSSPPHPVSAAKEVSSTALNESLEIPPFNAASLLHPRRLPSQNHKRMGEASRRSLSERDRITGRTKIYTVAEVQLVTNSFSEDNLLGEGSLGPVYRAEFPHNKMFAVKNVHMAGLSLSEEEKFLDVVCVASRLKHPNIVSLKGYCLEHGQHLLVYDYVRNLTLDDALHSAAYKPLSGGLRLRIALGVAQALNYLHSSFSPPVAHGNLKAANILLDENLKPRVCDSGLAILKPLTSTKVKIRASEIAITDTGYTSPDHGQRGICSTKSDVFAFGVLLLELLTRRKPFDSSRPKEEQNLAKWASSRLHDSNSLEHMVDPAIKRTFSSKALSRFVDIISLCIQPVKEFRPPMSEIVDSLVSFSQKLDMSKSGEADGVEFDTTTFPFMPSPTLSYVSA